A single region of the Drosophila takahashii strain IR98-3 E-12201 chromosome 2R, DtakHiC1v2, whole genome shotgun sequence genome encodes:
- the Ccs gene encoding copper chaperone for superoxide dismutase, which yields MTSIKIEFAVQMRKGDESYAGALRSALEGMGQVEIDTQEGRVIVQTQRPWSEIHDKIEATGRKAVLSGFGGQSAVALINTTGSVVDKTPIQGVVRFTTITEREPGVVVDGVVDGLTPGLHGFHIHESGDTSAGCSSVGDHYNPRQSPHGSPAAGADERHAGDLGNIRADESGRATFRFVDPVLQVWDIIGRAVVLTASADDLGRGGNEQSLVDGNSGERIACGIIARSAGILENFKKICACDGVTLWDERNKPLAGKERSQKL from the exons ATGACCTCCATCAAG ATTGAGTTTGCAGTGCAAATGCGCAAGGGCGACGAGTCCTACGCCGGAGCCCTCCGCTCAGCGCTGGAGGGCATGGGTCAGGTGGAGATCGACACCCAGGAGGGCCGTGTGATAGTTCAGACCCAGCGACCTTGGTCGGAGATTCACGACAAGATAGAAGCCACCGGGCGCAAGGCCGTGCTCTCGGGATTCGGAGGTCAGTCGGCGGTGGCCCTCATCAACACCACGGGCAGTGTGGTGGACAAAACGCCGATCCAGGGAGTCGTCCGCTTTACCACCATCACGGAAAGGGAGCCCGGAGTGGTGGTGGATGGCGTGGTGGACGGACTGACGCCGGGTCTACACGGGTTCCACATCCACGAGAGCGGGGACACCTCGGCCGGCTGCTCCTCCGTCGGAGATCACTACAATCCCCGCCAGTCGCCGCATGGAAGCCCCGCAGCTGGTGCAGATGAGCGCCATGCCGGGGACTTGGGCAACATACGGGCCGATGAAAGTGGCAGGGCCACCTTCAGATTTGTGGATCCAGTGCTGCAGGTTTGGGACATCATCGGAAGGGCTGTCGTGCTGACCGCTAGTGCCGATGACCTGGGACGTGGCGGCAACGAACAGAGCCTGGTCGACGGCAACTCTGGGGAAAG AATCGCCTGCGGTATAATTGCCCGTTCGGCGGGCATTTTGGAGAACTTCAAGAAAATCTGTGCCTGCGATGGTGTCACCCTTTGGGATGAGCGGAATAAGCCACTGGCTGGCAAGGAGCGCTCACAGAAGCTTTAA